The Actinoplanes sp. N902-109 genomic interval ATCCGGACCGACCCGCAGGTGCGGACGGCGCCGCACCGCAGCAAGCCGACGACCGCGCCGACGACTCCGCCGACCTCCGAGGCGCCGTCCCCGCCCTACGAGGAGGAGACGACGGCTCCCGTTGACGAACCGGCCTCCGCCGAGCCGCCGAGCGACGACGCCACGACCGAGCCGGACGACCCGGGCACCACGCCGTCGGACCCCACGGACGGGCCCACCGACGACCCGACGGACGAACCCACCGATGAGCCGACCGAGCCGGAGGTCCCGACCACGGATGTCACCACCTCCGACGAGGTGACGGCCGGCTACGGGGCTTGATCGGGCCCAACGCGAGGACCGGGCGGCGAGGAGCCACCCGGTCCTTCTGGTCCGTACCGGAAGATCAAAGACCGAGGATGCGGTCGAGCACGTCGCGGTAACCGCGCAGTCGCACCCGCAGCGCCTCGGTGTCGTCGCCCTCGCCGCCGCCCCCGGTGCGGGACTTGAGGCTCGCGGTCAGCTTGTCGACCGCCTCCTCGACCAGCTTGGCAGCCTCCTCGGTGGCCTCCTTGGGGCTGTCCACGAACCGCAGCTGCACGTCCCGCCAGCGCTCCTTGAGACCGGATGCGTCCTCGGCCGCGAACAGCGTGTCACCCTGCGACCCGGAGGACTGCGACCCGGAGGACTGCGACCCGAAGGACTGCGACCCGGAGGACTGCGACCCGGAGGCGCTCTGCGGCGCGGAGGAGGACTGCGGCCCGGAAGCGCTCTGCGGCGCAGCGGTGGGCGCGGGCGGCACCGGCACGGGCACCACGCCCGCGGCCTCGACCACCTGCGGGTCCTCGAAGCTGCCCTCGTCCTTGATCGCCGCATCGGTCGGCGGCTCCGCGGGGCGGTCCGCCCGGTCGCCGGGCTGCGGCGCGGCGGTCTCCAGCGGCTGGGTGGTGGCCGGGTCGACGGCCTTGGGGTCGTCGAAGCTGCCCTCGTCGCGCAGTGCCGTCTCCGTCACGTCGTTGCCACCTTCCCGGTTGCCGGTCGCTTCGAGGTCGTCCAGCGGCACGTCGACGATGTCGTCCTGGTCGTCGCGCTGGTCCGTGGTCGCCGTGCCGCCCGGGTACGTCGTGGTGTTGCGCTCGGTGGGTGACTCGACGACGCCGCCGGTGTCGCGCTGCCGACCGGACTCCGGTACGGCACCGTAGGCGATCGGCTCGGTGACCTCGTCCCGCTGGTAGTCCGTGGGCTCGGTCGGCTGGTAGCTGTCCGCCGGTACGGCGGCCGGGGCGCCCGCATCGGCCGGGGTGGCCCACGGCGACGGCGGGCGCTGGCCGGGCACCGCCACCGGCTCGGACTGCACGCGGTCGGGGCGCTCGCCGGGCTGGTGATCGTCCGGGGTCTGGTCGTCCGGCGCCTCGCGGGCGTCGTTGGAGAAGAAACGCATCGTCGGGCTCCTCAGCGGCTGGTGGCGTCGGTGTCGTGGTCGTTGATCTTCTGGGCCGGAACCTTCGGCTCGCTGTCGGGCATCTTCGCACCCTCGGAGCGGACCGGGTTCTCGCCGAGCAGGTCGGCGAAGAGCGCGCGGTAGTGCACGAGCGCCTGACGCAGGTCCTCGGTCTGTGCCTCACCACGCTTGCTGCGCTCGCTGATCGCGTGCGCGTCCCGATAGTGCTCCAGCGTCTTGGCATGCTGGACGGACAGGTTGGCGACCTGCTCGTCGTAGTCGCCGACCGGGTAGCCGCGCTCGGCGATCAGCCGGGTGACGAGCTCGTCCGCGGTGGACACCGCCTCCCCGGGGGCATCGACGAACTGGATCTGCACCTCTTCCCAGGCGACCGAGTACTTGGCCTTGGCCTCGGCCGGCAGCGCCTTGAGCTCGAACTGCGAGACCCGCTTCTCGCGTTCCAGCAGCTCCTTCTCGCCGGCGGCGCGGCTGTCGGCGTCCCCGACCACGCGGTCGTACTCCGGGCCGAACTTGTCCTGCAGTTTCTTGCGGCGTGAGGCGCGCACACCGAACACGACGGCGGCGATCAGCAGCAGCACCACGACAATGAGAATGATCACGAGTGCAGGGGACATCGGTCTCCTCCTTCTTCACCTCCCGGTATGCCCACCCAACCGTGATCATCAATCCTGCCAAGTGCTTGTCAATAATCTGTCCGAGCACTTCGCTCAGTGTGCTCAGGACTACGCACCGCGCGAAGTGATCGACGGTCCGTCAGCGAGTCATCACCACAGGCTGCGCTGCTGGGTCCGGGCGTGCCAGTTGTGGACCGGGGTGGTGGAGAGCGTCGCTCGCATTACGTATCCTCGCGGGGACGTGGGCGGCTCATAGATGGATGTTGAATCGCGCATGCTGTCCTGCACCCGTTCGGGCGGAGTCTGATGCGAAGTCGGAGTTGGTCGATCCGTTCGAAGATCATTGCGCTCGTCGCGGTCCCACTGACCGCGCTGCTGGCGCTCTGGGCCTTCGCGACGGCCATCACCGCCGGGCCGGCGGTCAAACTGCTGTCGGCGCGGACGCTGCTCGACTCCGTCGGCGACCCGGGCGAGGCCCTGGTCAGTGAGCTGCAGCACGAGCGGCGGCTGTCGGTGGCCTATCTGTCCGACGCCAAGGCCGATCCCGCCCCGCTCGTCGCCCAGCGGGCCGCCACCGACCGGGCCACCGCCCGCTTCCGCAGCACAGCCGTCGCCGCTGTCTCCGGCGAGGCCCGCCGCGCCGGGAGCAGCACGCTGGCGACACGGATCCAGCAGATCGTCACCGACCTGGAGAGCCTCGGCCAGGCCCGCCGCTACATCGACGCCCGCGACATCGACGTGGTCGGCGCGCAGAATCTGTACAACGGCATCGTCGACACCAGCTTCCAGATGTTCGCGGCCACCGCCACGTTCGGCGACGACAAGGTCGACCGCGAGATCCGGGCGCTCACCACGGTCGGCCGGGGCCAGGAATTCCTCAGCCGGGTCGACGCCCTGCTCGCGGGCGCTTACGCCGGCGGCAAGCTGAGCGCGGCCGGCCGCACCGAGTTGATACAGGCCATCGGCACCGCACGGTTCCTGTTCAGCCAGGGCGTCGCCGACCTGCCCCAGCGCGACCGCTCCGCCTATCAGAAGCTGACCGCCGGGGCCGCGTTCAACCGCCTCGACGACCTGCAGGATCAGCTGCTGGCCGCCAGCCGGCCGGGGGTGGCGGCGCCGGTGCCGGCGCAGGCATGGCAGCCCGCCTACGACGCCACCACCCAGCAGCTGCGCACGTTCGAACTCAACGCCAGCGACTCGCTCGCCTCGGACGCCCGCCCGGTCGCGGTGGACATCCTGGTCCGGCTGGGCCTGGCCGGTCTGCTCGGGCTGGCCGCGCTGATCGTGTCGATCGTGGTCTCCGTCCGGGTCGGCCGCTCGATCGTGGGCCGGCTGGTCCGGCTGCGCGGCGAGGCGCTCGAGATGGCCGATCAGCGGCTGCCCTCGGTCATCCGCCGGTTGCAGCGCGGCGACACGGTCGACGTGCGGGTCGAGACCCCGCCGCTGGAGTACGGCCGGGACGAGATCGGCCAGCTGGGTCATGCGTTCACCGAGGTCCAGCACACCGCGATGCAGTCGGCCGTCGAGGAGGCGAACGTCCGCCGCGGCATCAACGAGGTGTTCCTCAACATCGCCCGGCGCAGCCAGACCCTGCTGCACCGCCAGCTCGCCCTGCTCGACAAGATGGAGCGCCGCGAGACCGAGCCGGCCGAGCTGGAGGATCTCTACCGCGTCGACCACCTCGCCACCCGCATGCGCCGCCACGCCGAGGACCTGGTCATCCTGGCCGGCGCCGCCCCCGGCCGGGGCTGGCGCAACCCGGTCCCGCTGATCGACGTCGTCCGCGGCGCCATCAGCGAGGTCGAGGACTACAAGCGGGTCGACATCATGGCGATCCAGCCCTCGGCGGTCCTCGGTCGCGCCGTCGGCGACGTCATCCACCTGATCGCCGAGCTTCTCGAGAACGCCGCGTCGTTCTCCCCGCCCACCACCCGGGTCCAGGTGGTGGGCCAGGTCCTGCCCAACGGCTACGCCGTCGAGATCGAGGACCGCGGCCTGGGCATGAGCACCGACGCCATCGCCGAGGCCAACCGCAAACTGCTCGAACCCCCCGAGTTCGACCCGGCCGACAGCGCCCGGCTGGGCCTGTTCGTGGTCGCCCAGCTGGCGGCCCGGCACGGCATCCGGGTCTCGCTGCGCCCCAGCGCGTACGGCGGGATCACCGCCGTGGTCATGCTGCCCGGCGACCTCATCACCGCGGCCCCACCCGGCCCGGGCGCCCTGCAGGTCGGCACGCCCCCGGCCACCAAGCCCCTCGACCAGCCCGTCCTCGGCACCGGCACGGACACCGGCCCCTCCCTCGCCGCCCTCCAATGGCAGGGCACCGAGAAACTCCGCTCGATCCCGATGCGCAGCGCTGGCGCACCCACCGACGCCGCTCCCGCGACCTCTGCTCCGGCCGGCGCCTCTGCACCTCCCGATGCCGCCGCCGCTGTCCCGGCCACTGCTGTTTCCCCGGCCGACGCTCCTGCTCCGGTCGGCGCTGTTTTCCCGGTCGACGCTCCTGCTCCGGCCGGCGCTGTTTATCCGGCTGACGCTCCTGCTCCGGTCGGCGCTGTTTTCCCGGTCGACGCTCCTGCTGCGGCCGGCGCTGTTTATCCGGCTGACGCTCCTGCGCCGGTCGACGCCTCCGCGCCCGGCGCCAAGCCGGTCACGGGCCCCACCCCGAGCGCCATAGCCGACGGCCTGACCGCCGACGGCCTCGTCCAGCGCCGCCGCACGGCCCCCCGCCGCACCCGCAGCGGCCGCATCCAACCCCCGGCTCAGCTGCCCCCCAACCTCAACTCCCCGGTGGGCCTCGCCGCAGCCCCGGCCAGCCCCGCCGGGGCCGCACCAGCCGCAACCACCCCGACTGCGGCAGCGCCGGCCCCTGCCCCTGCCCCGCCAGCCGTCTCCACCCCAGACACCGCCGCACCAGCCATCGCCGCGCCGGCCGTCTCCACTCCGGCAGCGCCGGTCACCGCCGCGCCGGCCGCCTCCACTCCGGCAGCGCCGGTCACCGCCGCGCCGGCCGTCTCCACTCCGGCAGCGCCGGTCACCGCCGCGCCGGCCGCCTCCATCCCGGCAGCGCCGGTCACCGCCGCGCCGGCCGCCTCCACTCCGGCAGTGCCGGTCACCGCTGCGCCGGCCGCCTCCATCCCGGCAGCGCCGGCCACCCCCGACGCCAACGGCCACCGGCCGGACGACGCGGGAGCCGTCGCGCCCGGTTCCGTGAGAGATGCCGGCGCAGGGGGAGTCACTGCCCTTGTGCCCAACGGGGATCAGCCAATGGCCCCGACGATTCCAAACGCCACCCCAGCCACCCCAGCCGCCTGGCCGCCCGCGGACGCCATCCCAGCCGCCTGGGCGCCCGCCGGACCTCCCTCGCCGACCGGATTGCCTGCTGCCGGTGCCGGAATCCCCATCGCGCCCGCGCCGGTGACGCCAGCGCTGCCGCCGCGGGTGCCCGCTGCCTCCGAGCCGGTGTTGCCGCGGGTGCCGACGGCGTCCGAGCCGGTGTTGCCGCGGGTGCCGACGGCGTCCGAGCCGGTGTTGCCGCGGGTGGCGGCTGCGTCCGAGCCGGTGTTGCCGGTGGCTGGGGACGCGGACGAACGGTTGCTGCCCCGGCGCGTACGGCAGGCCAGTCTCGTTCCGCAGTTGCGCGGGCCGGTGGTGGAGCGGGCGGAGGCGACTACCGTCCGTTCGCCCGAGAAGGTGCGCAGTCTGATGAGTGCGTTGCAGCGCGGCACCACCCAGGGCCGGCGGGATGCCGCTGCGTTGCTGGGCAGCCCGTTGCCGACGGCGCCCGGTGATCAGCCGGCTCCGGCCGGTGAGCAGGTGACCAGAGCGGGTGATACCCAACCCCGAGTTACTGACAAACAGCAGACCACAGGGCAGCCGACGTGGTCGGAGGCAGCTACCGTCACTTTCCCGGCCGTGGGGACGCCTCCGGTCGGCGAGGACGGCGGCACGGACGCCACGCCCGACGACAACGACCAGAATCATCGGCCGGAGAAGGACGCATAAGTGGCACAGATGACCAATCAGAGCGCCAACCTCACCTGGCTCCTCGACGACCTGATCGAACGAGTGCCGTCCGCGCAGCAGGCCGTGGTCCTGTCCGCTGACGGTCTCCTGATGGGAGCCTCGGCCGGGCTGGGCCGCGAGGACGCCGAGCACCTGTCGGCGATGGCGGCCGGTTTCCAGAGTCTGGCCAAGGGGGCCAGCCGGCACTTCCAGGCCGGGCCGGTGCGCCAGACGGTGGTCGAGATGGAGGATGCGTTCCTGTTCGTCACGGCGGCCGGGCTGGGCGCCTGTCTCGCGGTGCTGGCGGAGAGCGACGCGGACCTCGGCCTGATCGCGTACGAGATGGCCATGCTGGTCACCCGGGTCGGTCAGACCATGGATGCGCCGGACCGCCAGCCGGGGTCCGATGCCCGCTGATCACCGCCGCGTGCCGCACGACTGGCTGGACCACGACGCGGGTCCGGTGGTCCGGCCGTACGCGCTGACCCAGGGCCGGGTGGCGCCGGCCGGCACCGAGTTCGACCTGGTCGCTTTTGTGGTGGCGACGCTGCGGGAGGACCCCGTGCCGGCCTCGTTGCATCCGGAGCATCACGCGATTGTCGGCGCGGCGTGGGAGCCCACGTCCGTGGTGGAACTAGCCTCCAAACTGGACCTGTCGATCGGGGTCGTCCGGGTTTTCCTGGGTGATCTACGCTCGGCGGGCCTGATTTCGCTTTACGAGCCCCCCGCGGCCTCCCAGCCGCATGACGTCGACGTACTCAAGGCGGTTGTCAATGGACTCCGTGCGCTCTGACCGTGCCGGCGGCCGATCGCGCATCCCGGTCGCGCTCAAGATTCTCATCGCGGGTGGCTTCGGCGCGGGTAAGACCACGATGGTGGGCTCGGTCAGCGAGATCAAGCCGCTGCAGACCGAGGAGGTGCTCACCGGGGCCGACGGCGCCGACGACACCTCGGGTGTCGAGGGCAAGCACACCACCACGGTGACGATGGACTTCGGGCGCATCACGATCACCGACGATCTGCAGCTCTATCTGTTCGGCACGCCGGGGCAGGACAGGTTCTGGTTCCTGTGGGACGAGCTGTCGCAGGGTGCGCTGGGCGCGGTGGTGCTCGCCGACACCCGGCGGCTGGCCGACTGCTTCCCGTCGATCGACTACTTCGAGCAGCGCGGCACCCCGTTCGTGGTGGCGGTCAACTGCTTCGACGAGCGCCGGTTCGGCTCGGACGCCATCGCGAAGGCGCTCGACCTGGACGGCGACGTGCCGGTCGTGGAGTTCGACGCGCGGCAGCCCACCGCGGCCCGCAACGTCCTGATCGAACTGGTCGAGTACGTGGCGCGCCGCCAGCTCGCCTCGGCCGGATCGCGATAGGCGCTCAGTAACCCCACTGCGGAGCGGCCGGCGCGGGCTGCGGCGGCAGGCAGATCAGCCAGGACCCGATCCGGTGCAGCTGTTTGCTGGTCAGCAGCCCGCGTGCCACCAGCTCCTCGGGCTGCGCGTACGGCCGCTGCAGCCGCCCGATGATGATCTGCTGAGCCATCTCCGGGGTGATCCCGGGCAGATGGGTCAGCGCATGGCTGGGGGCGTGGTTGAGGTCGATCAGCCCGCCGTCGTCGTACGGCCGGCCCAGGTCGGGGCGGCCCATGCCCAGCCGCAGCGCCTGCGCCGGGTTGTAGGCGGCGAACAGCCGGGCCTGGGCGCGCAGGGCCCGGTCGTCGGGGCTGTCGCCGGGGTGCGAGGCCAGTACGCCGCCGTGGATGGCCGAGCCGACGGCGATCGCGAACCACATGACCAGCCCGACCACCTCGGCCGCGCTGGGCCGGTCGGCGTCCATCGGGGTGGGGTCGACGCCGAAGAACATCACGCAGGCCAGCACGAACAGCCCGAGGTAGCCGCCCGCGACGTAGAAGAGCCGCCGGTCGTGGCGGCGGGCGCCGGCGTAGGCGAAGTAGATCCAGCCGCCGATGGAGCACAGCAGCAGCGGCAGCAGGGCGGCTGCGATCACCTCGGCCAGCGGGAAGCGGCGCCGGGTCGGTGGCGGCAGCGGGGGTGCGGTCTCCCAGGCCGGCGGTGGCGGGGTGGCGACCGTGGGGTCCGGTGGCACGTACGGCGGGACGTAAGCCGGGGCCGGCGGTGACACCGGAGCGGCCGGTGAGGATGGCGCCGAGGCCTCGGCCCACGGGTCGACCGGTTCGGTGTAGAACTGCTCACCGCGCAGGATCTTGCGATGCGTCTCCTGGAGTTTCTCGCCGGGTTCCACACCGAACTCGTCGAGGAAGTAGTCCCGGGCGTCGCGGAACACCGCCAGCGCCTCGGCCTGCCGCCCGGCCTGGTGCAGCGCGATCATCAGGTGGGCGCGCAGGCCCTCGCGCAGCGGGAACTGCTCGACCAGCCGGGCGAGGTCGGGCATCACCCCGGTGTGGTTGCCGCGGGCGAGTTCGATCTCGGCCCATTTCTCCCACGCGGTGGCCCGCGCCTCGACGAGCCGGGTGCGCGCCGCCTCGAAGACCGGACCGGTCAGCCCGGCCAGCGCCTCGCCCTGCCAGAGGCGCAGGGCGTCGCGCAGCGCGGCGGCCGCCTCGGGGAACCGCCCGCTCTTGCGCAGCGCGGACGCCTGCGTCACGCCGGCCTCGAAGCGCAGCGCGTCCACGGCATCCGGTTCGACGCGCAGCGTGTAGCCGGCGCTGGTGAGCGGAAGCAGCTCGCCGGGGGTGCGCGGCGCGTGGTCGGGGTCGAGCAGCCGGCGCAACCCGGCGACGTACTTCTGCACGACGTTCGCGCCGTTCTCCGGCGGCTCGTCCCCCCACACCGCATCGACGATCTGCGGGACGGGCACCGGGCGCCCGGCGTTGAGCAGCAGCACGGCGAGCACCGCCCGCTGCTTGGCCGGTCCAAGCTCGAGTGTCGTGTTCCCGCGAATGGCGCGCAGGTCGCCGAGAAGTTCGAAGCGCACGGGGTCGTCAGCCACCCAACACCCCCCTTGAGCAGCGCAGATGTGAAATGGCAGCGGTACGGCAGCCGGCAGCAGCATAACGGCAGCGGTCCGGCAGCACTGTCCCGCATGGTTACCGGCATCGACCTCGGCGGCGCTGCCCGCCGGGACCCCCATCGCATGCCGAAAGAGACGTTGTCATGAACGTTCGCAAGCAAGCAGGTGCGCTGCTCGGCCTCACCGTCGTGGCTCTGGGTGGCTGTGGCGCCGCCGATCAGCTCAAGGACGCGGCCGCCTCGCCGCCGCCGACCCCGCAGGAGCAGTTGCTGAACGCGCTGCCCGGCCCGGCCACGGGCGCGTTCCACTTCGCGCTCAAGGGCGGCGAGCAACCGATGGAAGGCGTGCTCGACGCGACCAAGAAGAGCTATCGGATCGACATCAGCCAGAAGGACCCCGATCTGGGCTTCACGATGACGATGAAGTTTCTGGTCGTCGACGACAAATCCTGGATCAAGATCAATTTTTCCGGTACGGAGAAAGTGGCCGGCCTCCCGAAGTTCCCCAAGAAATGGATGCTGGTCGACCGCAGCAAACTGCACGACTCCGACGACGCGCCACTCACCTACGACAACGAAACGGATCCGGCCGAACTCAGTGCCGTGTTCGGCCACGCCGCCGATGTCCGCCGCACCGGTTCCACCTTCAGCGGTACCACCGATCTGACCGAGCAGGGCAAGACCGAGGTCGTCGATCAGAAGACGGTCGACGCGCTGGGTCCCGCGGCGACCACCGTGCCGTTCGAGGCCGTGGTCGACGCGCAGGGCCGGCTGACCAAGGCCGTGATCAAGGTGCCCGCCGCCGGCAAAATCAAGGCCGAGCGGTACGAGGCGGTCTACGACCAGTACGGCACGGCCGAGTCCCCGGCCGAGCCCGCCGCAGGCGAGCAGCAGAAGGCGACGGCCGCGACGTACGAGATCTTGAATTCCTGAACCCGGCCGCGGTGGTGGTCGCGGGGGTCTGACGGGGGTCCGCGCGATCACCGCCGCGCTGTGGTGGGATCGACCCATGGACGCGCATGGCGAATATGTCTTCATCGGCTGTTACACCGCGGACACCGGGGGTGAAGGAGAGGGCGTCGGGCTGCTACGGCGCGATCCGGCGACCGGGTCGTTGAGCGGGTTCGAACTCGCCGCCCGCACCCCGTCCCCGTCGTTCGTGGTCCAGCACCCCGTTCTGCCGGTCCTGTACGCCGTGAACGAGCTGACCGACGGCACCGTCAGCACGTTCGCCGTGGCCGGCGACGGCAGCCTGACCCCGCTGGGCGTCCAGCCGACCGGGGGCCGGGAGCCGTGTCACGTCGCGGTCAGCTCGGCGTCCACCCACCTGCTCGTGGCCAACTACTCCAGCGGCAGCGTGGCGGTCTTCCCGC includes:
- a CDS encoding nitrate- and nitrite sensing domain-containing protein; amino-acid sequence: MRSRSWSIRSKIIALVAVPLTALLALWAFATAITAGPAVKLLSARTLLDSVGDPGEALVSELQHERRLSVAYLSDAKADPAPLVAQRAATDRATARFRSTAVAAVSGEARRAGSSTLATRIQQIVTDLESLGQARRYIDARDIDVVGAQNLYNGIVDTSFQMFAATATFGDDKVDREIRALTTVGRGQEFLSRVDALLAGAYAGGKLSAAGRTELIQAIGTARFLFSQGVADLPQRDRSAYQKLTAGAAFNRLDDLQDQLLAASRPGVAAPVPAQAWQPAYDATTQQLRTFELNASDSLASDARPVAVDILVRLGLAGLLGLAALIVSIVVSVRVGRSIVGRLVRLRGEALEMADQRLPSVIRRLQRGDTVDVRVETPPLEYGRDEIGQLGHAFTEVQHTAMQSAVEEANVRRGINEVFLNIARRSQTLLHRQLALLDKMERRETEPAELEDLYRVDHLATRMRRHAEDLVILAGAAPGRGWRNPVPLIDVVRGAISEVEDYKRVDIMAIQPSAVLGRAVGDVIHLIAELLENAASFSPPTTRVQVVGQVLPNGYAVEIEDRGLGMSTDAIAEANRKLLEPPEFDPADSARLGLFVVAQLAARHGIRVSLRPSAYGGITAVVMLPGDLITAAPPGPGALQVGTPPATKPLDQPVLGTGTDTGPSLAALQWQGTEKLRSIPMRSAGAPTDAAPATSAPAGASAPPDAAAAVPATAVSPADAPAPVGAVFPVDAPAPAGAVYPADAPAPVGAVFPVDAPAAAGAVYPADAPAPVDASAPGAKPVTGPTPSAIADGLTADGLVQRRRTAPRRTRSGRIQPPAQLPPNLNSPVGLAAAPASPAGAAPAATTPTAAAPAPAPAPPAVSTPDTAAPAIAAPAVSTPAAPVTAAPAASTPAAPVTAAPAVSTPAAPVTAAPAASIPAAPVTAAPAASTPAVPVTAAPAASIPAAPATPDANGHRPDDAGAVAPGSVRDAGAGGVTALVPNGDQPMAPTIPNATPATPAAWPPADAIPAAWAPAGPPSPTGLPAAGAGIPIAPAPVTPALPPRVPAASEPVLPRVPTASEPVLPRVPTASEPVLPRVAAASEPVLPVAGDADERLLPRRVRQASLVPQLRGPVVERAEATTVRSPEKVRSLMSALQRGTTQGRRDAAALLGSPLPTAPGDQPAPAGEQVTRAGDTQPRVTDKQQTTGQPTWSEAATVTFPAVGTPPVGEDGGTDATPDDNDQNHRPEKDA
- a CDS encoding roadblock/LC7 domain-containing protein; this translates as MTNQSANLTWLLDDLIERVPSAQQAVVLSADGLLMGASAGLGREDAEHLSAMAAGFQSLAKGASRHFQAGPVRQTVVEMEDAFLFVTAAGLGACLAVLAESDADLGLIAYEMAMLVTRVGQTMDAPDRQPGSDAR
- a CDS encoding DUF742 domain-containing protein, coding for MPADHRRVPHDWLDHDAGPVVRPYALTQGRVAPAGTEFDLVAFVVATLREDPVPASLHPEHHAIVGAAWEPTSVVELASKLDLSIGVVRVFLGDLRSAGLISLYEPPAASQPHDVDVLKAVVNGLRAL
- a CDS encoding ATP/GTP-binding protein, with the protein product MDSVRSDRAGGRSRIPVALKILIAGGFGAGKTTMVGSVSEIKPLQTEEVLTGADGADDTSGVEGKHTTTVTMDFGRITITDDLQLYLFGTPGQDRFWFLWDELSQGALGAVVLADTRRLADCFPSIDYFEQRGTPFVVAVNCFDERRFGSDAIAKALDLDGDVPVVEFDARQPTAARNVLIELVEYVARRQLASAGSR
- a CDS encoding BTAD domain-containing putative transcriptional regulator; its protein translation is MADDPVRFELLGDLRAIRGNTTLELGPAKQRAVLAVLLLNAGRPVPVPQIVDAVWGDEPPENGANVVQKYVAGLRRLLDPDHAPRTPGELLPLTSAGYTLRVEPDAVDALRFEAGVTQASALRKSGRFPEAAAALRDALRLWQGEALAGLTGPVFEAARTRLVEARATAWEKWAEIELARGNHTGVMPDLARLVEQFPLREGLRAHLMIALHQAGRQAEALAVFRDARDYFLDEFGVEPGEKLQETHRKILRGEQFYTEPVDPWAEASAPSSPAAPVSPPAPAYVPPYVPPDPTVATPPPPAWETAPPLPPPTRRRFPLAEVIAAALLPLLLCSIGGWIYFAYAGARRHDRRLFYVAGGYLGLFVLACVMFFGVDPTPMDADRPSAAEVVGLVMWFAIAVGSAIHGGVLASHPGDSPDDRALRAQARLFAAYNPAQALRLGMGRPDLGRPYDDGGLIDLNHAPSHALTHLPGITPEMAQQIIIGRLQRPYAQPEELVARGLLTSKQLHRIGSWLICLPPQPAPAAPQWGY